TTGCTGAAATGTTTCGCAAGTCAGTCACTGAGTTCAGTGGCTGATACGCTTGACGCTTGACAATTTATTCTAACCTTACTTGTTACTCAGTATATAAATACTAAGGTATGGTGGGGAAAATTCAGCTGTGTTTTGCCTGCTAAGTGTAACACATATGCTTCTTTGTTAGAAGTGTTCAGGAGAGTGGGTGGCTAAAATATTTGAGTTATCCAAATTACGACGGATAGGGGGATGAGGACTGATTGCTACTTAAAGTTGGCATGAATTTCAAAGCATTAAAAGAATACAAGTGAATAAAGTGTCACATAGATTtctatttaaatgctttaaataaagtGGAGTGTCTAAAAGgctgttttgtttcctcttaCCTTCAATTTGAACAAAAGGCATAATActaatccattttatttttacagttctgAGTCTTTAAGATGTTTTAATGCATTAAAACTGAAGTGTTTAGTCTGAGGACAATGCATGAGAGCACTTGTTAGCTAGTAGAATAAAATAAGGCACCAGTTCTATTAATCTTAAATTCtgtaagcattttatttttcaagaaaattgcTGGAGGGTGGGGAGTGAGGAAAAGATAGAACTGAGCAATGTATTTTTGACACAGTATTTTGAGATTTGTCTCCATGCAAATCATTCTCTGATATATCTGAACTATAATCCCTAGTGGTATCACTTCTGAGAGGGAGTTTGTTGGAGCATACGGGAGAGCTTGGTCACTTGCATGGGCCTGCACTCCAGCTAGTGAGCAGTTCCAGAGCCTCTCGAAGTATGGTACAAAGATGTTtactctcttctttttatttttttttttcttttttctacctACCACAACAAAGAattgaattttttgtttgtgtcaATTTGTTATACTGGATTATGCAATgaattttatttggatttttattgctgtttgacCTTGTTCTGTGAAGTTGTCGTGTTACCCTTACACTTTGAACCGCTGGTATTGTAATCATGATGGCCATAgggtgctttaaaaaaattactttttgtgcGTTGAACTGGAGGTATAGATGGGACCATGTTGGATAGTAAAGTTTTATGCAGAAGTTTTCAATGAAATGAAGGGGCTTATTTAATGTATAATATAACTGCTACCCTTATGCAACAACTACTATAAAAATATGGGAGGAGCTATAGGCTATagatgaagaaaacaagaagagtGAAGAGCTTTCTTAAGGGACTGCTGTCTGTCATTAGCATGGAGGGGGGAGAATGGGACATGACAGAATTGAGATACATGCTGAGTGCTGCAGATTGCCTTAAACAGAACTGCATGAAGAGGGTGTCAGAAGCTTAGATGGTAGCAAGCAGCCCAGGGAATAGGTTGTCTCTGTTTAATTTAGAGAACTGGAGATGAGGAGGAATCTGGCTTCCTTTATTTCATCTCCCTACTCTGTAGAGTTGTGTGATTTCTGATTTTAGGTAGGGGGCCATAGTCAATGatcatgctttgcttttgatTGAATCACCTATTTGCAGTGGGCAGGGGAAAAGAACTATTCCAGAGGGAAGGATTATACAACATTTTTATCTAAGTTGCATATATTATACTTGGTGAATAAATGCATAGACTGTGTCTTGACCTCTGAAACAAACGTGTATCTTTAATTTTCAGGTGAACTTTTAAACACCATTTCTCTGAGATAAAATGTCACATACTTGTTCTCTTAAAATGGCTACTGATCAGTTCACAGTGTGTTAACATAGATCTCTCTGTACGCGTAGAGGatgcaaaactgcaaataaCTGTTAGTAAACATTAACAATATTGAGTTTATGTTCTTTGCCTTTGTCTCCTTTCTCTTAACTCAGAATTGGATTTACAGTCATGGAGGAACATCAACAACATTCACACTGTGTGAACTGTGTCAGCCGTCGTTGTATGACCAGACCAGAACCTGGCATTTCCTGTGATTTGATTGGCTGCCCGTTGGTTTGTGGAGCAGTTTTTCACTCGTGTAAAGCTGAGGAACATCGCATGTTATGTCCGCTTGAAAGAGTGCCTTGTTTGAATAGTGGCTTTGGATGTCCCTTCATAGTAGCTCGAAATAAAATTGCTGATCATCTAGAAGTTTGTCCTGCAAGTGTGGTATGTTGTACCATGGAGTGGAATAGATGGCCAGTCAGTTACGCAGACCGAAAATCTTACGAAAATCTGAGTAAGGATGTTGATGAAGTGGAACAGCTAGATATGGCTTTAGCCCTTCAAGACCAGCGCATGTTATTAGAATCACTTAAAGTAGCAACTATGATGTCAAAAGCAGGTGATCAGATACCAGAATCCAGAGAGCAAACCCCTGTCAAATCAAGCACCCCAGGTGCAGTGCATTCAAATGGTTTGATGCCTGCAGATGAAGAGTCCTATGGTGCACTTTATCAAGCTACTGTAGAAACAACAAGGAGTTTAGCTGCTGCTCTGGATATCCTGAACACTGCTACAAGGGACATTAATATGTTAAGTTCAAGGCTCTGCATTTCACCacatgaaatgaaagaagataCTGAGATTAAAGAACAAGCTTCTAATGGCATTATTCAGGATAAAAAGTCTGACCATGAATATCCAGATGAAGATAACATAGGAGCAGTTGGGGGAGTGAACTTTGATAGCCCGAGTCAAAATTCAGAAATGGAGCAAAATGGTTCTAGTGATATTTGTTATGATATAGAGCAAAAACATGACTTAAATCGAAACCTTAATAACTCCTCACTTTTGTGTAATGGCTTTCATGTAGAAAATGAGTATTCAAAGGTGTTGGACCAGCATGAAGATCTTTGTGTATCTAATTCAAAACCGTCCAGTGTAGCAAATGGTGAATGTACTGCATCTCATGATGATGAAGCATTACAGTCTTGCAGCTCCTTCCCTGTAACAGCACAACTTAAAGAAGTAATGTCAGCTGATCACTTAGTTAATGGCAATGTTAATCATGTACTATTTCCCCATAATGCTAACGAAGAAGAAATGTTAGAGAGACAAGTGGAGCAAGAAAGATTGAGAAATATAGATGCGTTTTCACTTTTACGGCATCGGTCATACAAATTCCTTGTTAACCACTATTGGTCTACACCAAAAGAAGACAAAGCTGTTGATACATCAGATTTGGAGATAACAGAAGATCCTATGGGTCTTCAGGGGATTGATCTAATCACCGCAGCTCTTTTGTTTTGCCTAGGAGACTCTCCTGGAGGTAGGGGGATATCAGAAAGTCGCACTGTCGATGTGTATCACGTTGACTTTGGGACCCAGACGTTTTCTCTCCCATCTGCTATATTGGCCACAAATACAATGGTGGGGGAAATAGCTTCAGCTTCTGCATGTGATCATGCCAACCCACAGCTCTCAAATCCGAGTCCATTCCAGACCCTGGGACTGGATTTGGTATTGGAATATGTGGCTAGATACCAAACAAAACAGCGTTCAATGTTTACATTTGTTTGTGGACAGTTGTTTAGGAGGAATGAATTTTCATCACATTTTAAGAATGTGCATGGTGACATTCATGCTGGCCTTAATGGCTGGATGGAGCAGAGGTGTCCTTTGGCATATTATGGGTGTACATATTCTCAACGAAGGTTTTGCCCTTCAACACAAGGGGCAAAAATTATTCATGACCGCCACTTACGGTCATTTGGAGTTCAGCCTTGTATATCCACAGTATTAGTAGAACCAGCAAAAAGCTGCCTAATTGGACTACACAATGACCATCTCAGTAGTCTGCCTTTTGAGGTTCTGCAGCACATTGCGAGTTTCCTAGATGGTTTTAGTTTATGTCAGCTTTCAAGAGTGTCACGTTTAATGAGAGATGTGTGTGGAAGCTTGCTTCAAGCACGTGGAATGGTGATACTGctttgggagaagagaaagtATCCAGATGGAAGTTCTTCTTggcagataaaagaaaaagtaagttatttttttattttgaaggtaaaagtattaa
The DNA window shown above is from Grus americana isolate bGruAme1 chromosome 3, bGruAme1.mat, whole genome shotgun sequence and carries:
- the FBXO30 gene encoding F-box only protein 30 yields the protein MEEHQQHSHCVNCVSRRCMTRPEPGISCDLIGCPLVCGAVFHSCKAEEHRMLCPLERVPCLNSGFGCPFIVARNKIADHLEVCPASVVCCTMEWNRWPVSYADRKSYENLSKDVDEVEQLDMALALQDQRMLLESLKVATMMSKAGDQIPESREQTPVKSSTPGAVHSNGLMPADEESYGALYQATVETTRSLAAALDILNTATRDINMLSSRLCISPHEMKEDTEIKEQASNGIIQDKKSDHEYPDEDNIGAVGGVNFDSPSQNSEMEQNGSSDICYDIEQKHDLNRNLNNSSLLCNGFHVENEYSKVLDQHEDLCVSNSKPSSVANGECTASHDDEALQSCSSFPVTAQLKEVMSADHLVNGNVNHVLFPHNANEEEMLERQVEQERLRNIDAFSLLRHRSYKFLVNHYWSTPKEDKAVDTSDLEITEDPMGLQGIDLITAALLFCLGDSPGGRGISESRTVDVYHVDFGTQTFSLPSAILATNTMVGEIASASACDHANPQLSNPSPFQTLGLDLVLEYVARYQTKQRSMFTFVCGQLFRRNEFSSHFKNVHGDIHAGLNGWMEQRCPLAYYGCTYSQRRFCPSTQGAKIIHDRHLRSFGVQPCISTVLVEPAKSCLIGLHNDHLSSLPFEVLQHIASFLDGFSLCQLSRVSRLMRDVCGSLLQARGMVILLWEKRKYPDGSSSWQIKEKVWRFSTAFCTVNEWKFADIVSMADHLKKCSYNAVERREEAVPLPCMCVTRELTKEGRSLRSVLKPVL